Part of the Methanobacterium paludis genome is shown below.
GCATAAAGCTTTTCTAAAATAATCTTACTCCAACCTTTCCTTGAAGGCCTCGTCTGCCCTCATCATCACATCTTTCAGGGGAATTCCAGTCTCTTCGGATAATCTCTTTGCATCTTCATATTCTACTTTACTACTTATTACTTCCTCACCAATCATTCCAACTTTAATTCTTATTTTCTTTTTTATTCCATTTATATCAACTTCAACAGGAATTATTTTCCGTAACACAATGTTTCTATGAACATAAGGTAACACCCGTACCCCAAGTGTTCCGGTTTCCCGTATTATTGCCTCCGAAATCTTATCACAGTTTGATGGTTTTGTTATAACCCTCAAAAGATGTCCGGGTCTGTTTTTCTTTGTTATAGTTGGAATAACAGTCACATCCCGGGCTCCGACCTCCATAAGTTTCTGAAATGTGTGTCCGATGACTTCTCCTGTAACGTTGTCCAAGTTGGTCTCCAATATGGATACATTGTCAGTTGGAACCTGTGAATCTCCATTTATTATCCTTAAAATGTTCGGAATTTCAAGATCATGCTTTCCAGCACCGTATCCAATCTTTCTATTCAGGAGGAGAGGATAAAAACTGCAGAACTCATCCACCATGTTAACAAAAAGGGCTGCTCCCGTTGGTGTAGCTAATTCATAATCAACAGGCCCCCCAAATACAGGGACGTTTTTCAGAATTTCAAGTGTTGCTGGCGTGGGAACACTGAGCATACCGTGTTCAGATTTAGTTCTACCTCCTCCCAGGGCAACAGGCATTCCGTAAATTTTTTTGGAGTTAAAACCAAGCTTATGAAACCCATATGAAGCCCCTATGACATCTGCAACAGCATCTGCAGCACCTACTTCATGAAAATGCACTTTAGAGATTGTTGTGCCATGTACTCGTGATTCTGCCTCCGCAATAGTTTTGAACACTCTCTTTGCAAATTTCAAAACATCAGGCAGGATTTCCTCATGTTTAATTTTATCCAAACGTTCAATGAGTTCCGTGTAACCTATTGCTCCTTTATCCTTGCAGTCCACATCAACATAGGTTGCAGAAATCCCTGCTTTTTTAACATCAGTTATTTTAACGTTGATATCTCCAAAGTAAGAAGCATAATGTTCCATAACTTCTATTAAACCTTCAGAATTTAATCCCAATCCAACTAAAGCCCCTAAAACCATGTTTCCAGATATTCCTGAATTTTGGGGGTCTATAACAATTACCATCCTATCACGAATCCTGATCTAGTTATATTCATGTTAAAACTATTTCATTTGTAATAATAAATTGAATTTATTCTATTTGTAAATCAAATTTATTTTTTATAGTTATTGAAATGCATTTATTATTGAATTTACTGAATTTTTAATATTGAAGTTTTTAATATTGAGTTATTCTTTGATCATATATTATTGAATTTTATAATCTTGAAGTCTAATGTTGTTGAAGTTTTTGGGGAGACTTTGGTGTATTGATAAATGAACCTAGCTGATCTTTTCAATTTCCTTGTCCCATACCTCAGGATTTTTGCGGATGAAACTTTCGATCAATTCCTTACAATTCCCCATATCAAGGTTGATTAATTCTACTCCATTTTTCATCAAGTAATCCTCTGGACCTTTAAGGGTTTTATTTTCTCCCATTACGACCTTTGGGATTTTATAGAGTAGTATCATCCCTGAACACATGTCACATGGTGATAAGGTTGTGTAAAGAGTGGAATTTTTGTAATCTTTCCCATTTAACCTACCTGCACTTTCAATGCAGTCCACCTCAGCATGTAAAATCGGAGAATCTCTCTGTAATAATTTATTATGACCTTTACTGACGATCTTGCCATTATTCACAAGAATAGCCCCTATTGGGATTCCGCCTTCATTTAAAGCCTTTTTTGCTTCTTTTAAAGCTTCGGCCATAAATTTGTAATGTTCCATGTAACATTCTTTCTCCATGGATCACCAGCTCCTTTCCAACCTTTATCCTGTTATCAAAGAATAAATTTATTTCCATATAATTAATTTGTCTATCCCTTACAATTCTCTGCTTGCTATTTTACTTATTTCAAACTCTTATCCTATACATTTATTTATTCATATGGTAATTGATTGATAGTTATTTACTATTATTTATTTTAAATATAGAAATCTCAGATATTAATTACATAAAAACAGGAAAATATTAGGTTATATTAAACAAATAAGTTGAAAAACATTGGAGACGATAAAATGGATCTTAAATCATTCATAGTTTTTATAGTGGCTGCATTAATATTTTTTTACCTTGTATCCTATATTCTTAAATTGCTTTAAATTTCAAAACAATTTAACAAAATTCAAGATAGTTAAACAGCGGGTGAGCCTTGTTAACTGGTTATAACCGGTAAGCCGTGAATATATAGTTTTGTTTAATTTTGTTCTAGCAGTAAAATAACATATAATTATTTTAACCAGTGAAAAATGTCCTAAAGTGAAAATGCCTAGCCAGAACCATCTTACCCCTCTGGCTTTTCACCTTTAAGTAAATAGTATCGCGCTGCTCCGCAGTTTGTACACCATACTTTGGCTGTTTTTCGATCTATTTGTATTCTCTGAATTGCCTTCTCCCCACAGTAGAAACAAGGAACTTCATTTTCAATGATCCATGCCTTAGGTTTTTTTTCTGGTTTCTCTTGATATGCATAATTAACAATTATTCTACGTATCGGAACCTCAAGAACCGTGTATCTCTCATCTTTCAATGCTTCGCGCAATAATTCAACAATAGCGTCGACTTTTTTTTCATCAACAATACTCGAAATAAGTACGGCCTCGGTTGAATAATCCTTAATAAGACCTATGGCAGATTTTGGATCTTCATTTATAGTGAAACCCTTCCAATCCTGGGGAGATATACCCCTGTACTCTAAAATATAAAAACCAGTTATTCCTGCATCTGTAAGGGCATTTACTGCCTTTCCAAGGTTTTCGGTCTCAACAAAGACCTGAAGATGAATCTTCATGTAACCACCTGTTAAGTATTTTTATATTGATCATAGTATTATAATGTGTTGGTGGTAAAATGAAAAGTAAAATTTGTACAGATGATATAACTATCATTAAAGATCACGAAACACTCATAATCCAAAGAGAAGACGGATTCAGGATAATAGGCAACCCTAAAGTTGGCAGTGGCCTTAAAAATATTAAATCAATAGTTAATCACTGCACCAATTACGATGATAAATTTATATTTCAGGATGCAAAAAAACAACAGGAACAGCTTCTGAAGATTATAAAAGATAAAAAAGTACCACAACCTGCAGCAGCCCTGGTAAATCAGACAGATATAACTAAAATGGTAACAGTCACAATTGAGGATGTAACAACAATTGTAACCATGGAATACACAAAAAGCGTGAGCAAAGGAATGTGCACAAATATAACTGTGCTGATTGATAAAAAACTAAGTGACGAAACACTTTTAAAATTATTCAAAGCCACATCTGATGCAAAATCAGCTGCTCTATGGGATTTAGGTGTTATGAACCATTTTTCATTCGATCCGTTGAATGGTACAGTTAACGATTCAATTTTAGTGGCCTGCACAGGACTCACATATGACTGCAACTCCCAATACGAAACCAAAGTCTATGAAAATGTTTCAAAATGTGTTAGAGAGGCCGTAGGTGAATCTTTAAAAAAATGTGGCTTTCCAAAGGATGTAATTGGATTCATGGAAGATGTTGGGGTCACAGTTGAAGATTTGGTTGATGCAGGGATGGAACTTGTTGTTGGGGTCGAAAAGACTGAAAAAATTGAAATAAAATTCCGTAAACAGATACTGAAATCGTTAGAAGACCTGAATGTGGTATCATTTGTAATAGCAGGTATACGGCTTGAAGAAGATTATGAAAAGCACAGGGTGAAAGGTGTGGACGTGGATGATGATCCCGCTTATTTTTACTCAGATGAGGTCTTTGGAATAGCTGTGGCCAACCAGATAGCTGGTACAAAAGCCACATTTAACTTCAAAAGGTATGATGAAGCGAAACCAGGTGTTTTAAGCGTGCTCGGACCCATGCTTGATGACGTGTTTGCAGGAATTATTGCAGGATGCATGTCCAAGATATTTGAGGAATGATTTATGGATATTAAACATGAGATTTATGGATATTAAATGTAGGATGACGATGAAAATGCCAGAAAACAAAGAACATGATGACAACAATCAGTGCACACTTGTAAAGTTCAGGGGAATTCCAGGTCTTGTATCCTTCTCAACGATCTTACCCATTCATATTCATACAAGCATTGAGGAAATGGCAAAGTTCACATGGTTCTGGCCTATAATTGGAGGGTTCATTGGAATAATTGTAGGTACTCTTGGTTTTCTACTTCTTGATGTGGTACATGTATCTCAATTCGTTGCAGCAGCTTTGATCTACAGTTTTGCAATATGGTTCAATGGTTTCCATCACCTCGACGGTCTTATAGATTTTGGGGACGGTATGATGGTTCATGGAACCCCTGAAAAAAA
Proteins encoded:
- the larC gene encoding nickel pincer cofactor biosynthesis protein LarC, translated to MVIVIDPQNSGISGNMVLGALVGLGLNSEGLIEVMEHYASYFGDINVKITDVKKAGISATYVDVDCKDKGAIGYTELIERLDKIKHEEILPDVLKFAKRVFKTIAEAESRVHGTTISKVHFHEVGAADAVADVIGASYGFHKLGFNSKKIYGMPVALGGGRTKSEHGMLSVPTPATLEILKNVPVFGGPVDYELATPTGAALFVNMVDEFCSFYPLLLNRKIGYGAGKHDLEIPNILRIINGDSQVPTDNVSILETNLDNVTGEVIGHTFQKLMEVGARDVTVIPTITKKNRPGHLLRVITKPSNCDKISEAIIRETGTLGVRVLPYVHRNIVLRKIIPVEVDINGIKKKIRIKVGMIGEEVISSKVEYEDAKRLSEETGIPLKDVMMRADEAFKERLE
- a CDS encoding nucleoside deaminase; this encodes MEKECYMEHYKFMAEALKEAKKALNEGGIPIGAILVNNGKIVSKGHNKLLQRDSPILHAEVDCIESAGRLNGKDYKNSTLYTTLSPCDMCSGMILLYKIPKVVMGENKTLKGPEDYLMKNGVELINLDMGNCKELIESFIRKNPEVWDKEIEKIS
- a CDS encoding MJ1244 family protein, with the protein product MKIHLQVFVETENLGKAVNALTDAGITGFYILEYRGISPQDWKGFTINEDPKSAIGLIKDYSTEAVLISSIVDEKKVDAIVELLREALKDERYTVLEVPIRRIIVNYAYQEKPEKKPKAWIIENEVPCFYCGEKAIQRIQIDRKTAKVWCTNCGAARYYLLKGEKPEG
- a CDS encoding phosphatidylglycerophosphatase A, which translates into the protein MKSKICTDDITIIKDHETLIIQREDGFRIIGNPKVGSGLKNIKSIVNHCTNYDDKFIFQDAKKQQEQLLKIIKDKKVPQPAAALVNQTDITKMVTVTIEDVTTIVTMEYTKSVSKGMCTNITVLIDKKLSDETLLKLFKATSDAKSAALWDLGVMNHFSFDPLNGTVNDSILVACTGLTYDCNSQYETKVYENVSKCVREAVGESLKKCGFPKDVIGFMEDVGVTVEDLVDAGMELVVGVEKTEKIEIKFRKQILKSLEDLNVVSFVIAGIRLEEDYEKHRVKGVDVDDDPAYFYSDEVFGIAVANQIAGTKATFNFKRYDEAKPGVLSVLGPMLDDVFAGIIAGCMSKIFEE